The genomic DNA TTTGAAGTCGACCGCGCCATTCTGTCTTGACTCGATGTCGCTCTGGGCCTATCCAAGGAATGACATCGGCAAAATCAAAGTCCCCTCAAACAGCGTCTGGCAATTTATGAGCCAACGTCGCAAACTCGATGATGCTACGCCGATAACTCGACATCGAATTGGTCGATTAATCGCCCGGTTAGCTTGGGAAATCTTGCCGCAATCGAAACGCCAAATTTCGCGACCGTAGGGTGGCGAAGCAACCAAGCTAGACGCCGGCACGTCCGCTGACTTTGGTAAATCTGACGACGCCAATCTTGTGCCCAATCTGCTTCTGCAGTCTCAAGGTCCCCGCTGACAGCAATTTTGACCGATCGTGTGACGAGGGCCCCGCCGTGCATTGCCCATGCCATCCCCTCCCCGGTGAATGGTTCGACATAACCAGAAGCATCCCCGACGACAAAAACACGTTCGCTTGCCACCCGATTGATCGACCTGCTAAGTGACGGCGTTCCACGCCATTGCCGCCTATCACCAAGCGACATTGTTGACGCCGGAAGGCTTGGAAACCCCGCTTCACCCAATAACGCCGAAAAGGCCTTTTCGGGTGATCCGCATGCACGCAGAAACGTTGGATCGACAGCGGCGGCCAAGTTCACATCGCCACCCTCGACCAATACAAGCCCCGCGTATCCCCCAGACGCTGCCGCCATGTGAATGGTGTGCGGGCGAACCCAAGGCATCGAATCACGTCCTTCGATGACAACCGCGCCAATTCCAACGTGCGAACTTTCTGCGATGCGTTCTTCGAACTCAGTCGACTTTAGACTTGGATGTCCCAAACCGTCCGCAACAACGATGGCTTTCGCCTGAATACAAATTTCGTTTTGTTGCCTGACCGAATTCAGTCGAACGCCACGCGTTCCGTTTGGCTGCGCATCGGCCGCGCTGCTCGCTGGTGCTTCAACTGTCGCCGTCACACGATCGATCACCGACGCCCCTGCTTCGATTGCCGCAGTAACTAGCAATCGATCAAGCCGGCTACGTGAAACGGCCAAACCTTCTGGAACACGTCGCTCCAATTCACCCCCAAAACCTTTCAGCCAAAACGAATGCGTGGACTGCCCCTCAAGACGACGCACGGCGTCATGTAGACCGAGTGACGTCAAAACGCGCAATGCGCGATGGTTCAAGCATGCCCCGCAAACTTTGTGTTTGCCGAGTGCGTGTCGTTCGATCAGCAACGTTTTCAGTCCAGCCTTGGCCGAACAGATCGCCGCAATTGCTCCCGCTGGCCCTCCGCCGATGACGACACATTCCCAATGTCGCTCTAGTCCATCGAGTTTAGCCTGAACATCATGGATCATGTCTTTCCCCAACGCAAAAGGAAACGCTGTGGCCAATGTCTTTTTAGTTCGATCGGCCGCATGCATGCTTGCTCAGTTAAACGCAAGACTTCCGATGGTGTGAACGCAGCGCGGACCGATTGCGGTCCATCAAAATGAACGATCTTTGAGCGGGAAAGTAGACGGCAGCCAGCCCAAGCGAGCATATACCCGCTCAATGTACGTCTCAGATCGTCGACGAGGACGCAGTGCTCGCACTTGGATGCCATGTTCTTTAACAAAATGACCGCATCTTGTTCGGTAAGATGATGGAGGAATAGCGAACTCATCACAATGTCGTATCCCTCTGGAACGTCGTCCGCAATCACGTCCGCTTGAATGAACTTGTGCTGCCGCGG from Roseiconus lacunae includes the following:
- a CDS encoding methyltransferase domain-containing protein, which gives rise to MLRQRRLVPELMDDPGLDVDRHHTALAGLRRINYFSRSVSVLWSAICAERTRLNNRPLRILDVACGGGDTVFSIARRAKQSGVELTIDGCDISEQALRYAHQNPANVNPRQHKFIQADVIADDVPEGYDIVMSSLFLHHLTEQDAVILLKNMASKCEHCVLVDDLRRTLSGYMLAWAGCRLLSRSKIVHFDGPQSVRAAFTPSEVLRLTEQACMRPIELKRHWPQRFLLRWGKT
- a CDS encoding NAD(P)/FAD-dependent oxidoreductase, with the translated sequence MIHDVQAKLDGLERHWECVVIGGGPAGAIAAICSAKAGLKTLLIERHALGKHKVCGACLNHRALRVLTSLGLHDAVRRLEGQSTHSFWLKGFGGELERRVPEGLAVSRSRLDRLLVTAAIEAGASVIDRVTATVEAPASSAADAQPNGTRGVRLNSVRQQNEICIQAKAIVVADGLGHPSLKSTEFEERIAESSHVGIGAVVIEGRDSMPWVRPHTIHMAAASGGYAGLVLVEGGDVNLAAAVDPTFLRACGSPEKAFSALLGEAGFPSLPASTMSLGDRRQWRGTPSLSRSINRVASERVFVVGDASGYVEPFTGEGMAWAMHGGALVTRSVKIAVSGDLETAEADWAQDWRRQIYQSQRTCRRLAWLLRHPTVAKFGVSIAARFPKLTGRLIDQFDVELSA